A single Triticum dicoccoides isolate Atlit2015 ecotype Zavitan chromosome 2A, WEW_v2.0, whole genome shotgun sequence DNA region contains:
- the LOC119356935 gene encoding sm-like protein LSM7: protein MAGRKETALDLAKFVDKGVQVKLTGGRQVTGTLKGYDQLLNLVLDEAVESEREQDDPLKLSTKTRQLGLIVCRGTAVMLVSPTDGTDEIANPFLAAEGAS, encoded by the exons ATG GCGGGGCGCAAGGAGACGGCGCTCGACCTGGCCAAGTTCGTCGACAAGGGCGTCCAGGTCAAGCTCACCGGCGGCCGCCAAG TTACAGGAACTTTGAAGGGATATGACCAGCTGCTGAACTTGGTGCTGGATGAAGCAGTCGAGTCTGAAAGAG AGCAAGATGACCCATTGAAGCTGTCAACCAAGACCAGACAACTTGGTCTAATT GTGTGCAGAGGCACTGCTGTCATGCTGGTGTCACCAACTGATGGAACCGACGAGATTGCCAACCCCTTCCTCGCAGCAGAGGGGGCGTCATAA
- the LOC119356936 gene encoding N-terminal acetyltransferase A complex catalytic subunit NAA10-like, translating to MVCIRQATIDDLLAMQACNLMCLPENYQMKYYFYHMLSWPQLLFVAEDYGGRIVGYVLAKMEEDPSEPCHGHITSLAVLRSHRKLGLATKLMSAAQAAMDQVFGAEYVSLHVRRSNRAAFNLYTSTLGYQIHDIEAKYYADGEDAYDMRKMLRQPVPKKHHHHHHAGGGCCSHDAPAAAAAGSSPTSASPEKKADS from the coding sequence ATGGTGTGCATCCGGCAGGCGACGATCGACGACCTGCTGGCCATGCAGGCGTGCAACCTGATGTGCCTGCCGGAGAACTACCAGATGAAGTACTACTTCTACCACATGCTGTCGTGGCCGCAGCTCCTGTTCGTCGCCGAGGACTACGGCGGCCGCATCGTCGGCTACGTGCTGGCCAAGATGGAGGAGGACCCCTCGGAGCCCTGCCACGGCCACATCACCTCGCTCGCCGTGCTCCGCTCCCACCGCAAGCTCGGCCTCGCCACCAAGCTCATGTCGGCCGCGCAGGCCGCCATGGACCAGGTCTTCGGCGCCGAGTACGTGTCGCTCCACGTCCGCCGCTCCAACCGCGCCGCCTTCAACCTCTACACCTCCACCCTCGGCTACCAGATCCACGACATCGAGGCCAAGTACTACGCCGACGGCGAGGACGCCTACGACATGCGCAAGATGCTGCGCCAGCCCGTCCCcaagaagcaccaccaccaccaccacgccggcgGCGGCTGCTGCTCCCACGACGCCCCTGCTGCCGCCGCGGccggctcgtccccgacctccgcttcgccggagaagaaggccgattcaTGA